The Nocardioides salarius genome includes a region encoding these proteins:
- a CDS encoding NADH-quinone oxidoreductase subunit NuoK — MTLEATLLIAAAIFSVGLYGAISQQVVVMVMMGLELMINAVILAAAGVWWFLAPDPTGQVLLMVIIAAMTVEMAMGFAVATLLHRERGADMTDMATDLSG; from the coding sequence ATGACCCTGGAGGCGACCCTGCTCATCGCCGCGGCGATCTTCAGCGTAGGGCTGTACGGCGCGATCTCCCAGCAGGTCGTGGTGATGGTGATGATGGGCCTGGAACTCATGATCAACGCTGTCATCCTCGCCGCTGCCGGCGTCTGGTGGTTCCTCGCGCCCGACCCGACCGGGCAGGTCCTCCTCATGGTGATCATCGCCGCGATGACAGTTGAGATGGCGATGGGCTTCGCGGTCGCCACGCTGCTGCATCGTGAGCGTGGTGCCGACATGACCGACATGGCCACGGACCTGTCGGGGTGA
- a CDS encoding heavy metal translocating P-type ATPase — protein sequence MTDACGCGSDEPREDSNELEEQEPERLWEVSELRFAAAAGLFLVAGFVADLNDASQGVVTGLNAVALALGAWTFVPNTLKRLAKGKIGVGTLMTIAAVGAVILGEVAEAAMLAFLYSISEGLEEYAVARTRRGLRALLSLVPAEATILRDGSQAVVAPAELAIGDLLLVRPGERVATDGVIRTGRTALDVSALTGESVPVEAGPGDIVYAGSINGTGVLEVEVTTTAEDNSLARIVTIVEAEQSRKGEAQRLADRIAKPLVPGIMVLAAIIAIVGSLIGDPATWIERALVVLVAASPCALAISVPVTVVAAIGAASRIGALVKGGAALEALGRIRTVALDKTGTLTRNDPAVVEVATAPGHTREQVLDVAAALEARSEHPLARAILAAVPEHRDAEGVESVTGAGIIGVVDGRPARLGRPGWIAAGELAEPVRGMQEAGATAVLVEYDGVVIGAVAVRDDLRPEAAEVVARLRADGYQVAMLTGDNERTATALAAQAGISDVHADLRPEDKAAIIHRLREQRPTAMVGDGVNDAPALATADVGIAMGAMGSDVAIETADVALMGEDLRHLPHSLNHARRARSIMLQNVGLSLGLITILIPLAAFGVLGLAAVVLVHEVAEIFVIGNGVRAGRVRPLAAAPAGASAATAVPAKAGAR from the coding sequence TCGCCGGCTTCGTGGCTGATCTGAACGACGCATCCCAGGGGGTGGTGACCGGGCTGAACGCCGTCGCCCTGGCGCTCGGCGCGTGGACCTTCGTCCCTAACACGCTGAAGCGGTTGGCCAAGGGCAAGATCGGGGTCGGCACCTTGATGACGATCGCCGCTGTGGGCGCGGTGATCCTCGGTGAGGTTGCGGAGGCGGCGATGCTGGCCTTCCTCTACTCCATCAGCGAGGGCCTGGAGGAGTACGCCGTGGCCCGCACGCGTCGCGGCCTGCGTGCCCTGCTCTCACTGGTCCCGGCCGAGGCCACCATCCTTCGCGACGGCTCCCAGGCCGTCGTGGCTCCTGCCGAGCTCGCCATTGGTGACCTGCTTCTGGTGCGGCCCGGAGAACGGGTCGCGACCGACGGCGTCATCCGGACCGGCCGCACCGCACTCGATGTCTCGGCCCTCACCGGCGAGTCCGTCCCGGTCGAAGCCGGCCCCGGCGACATCGTCTACGCGGGCTCCATCAACGGCACCGGCGTCCTCGAGGTCGAGGTCACCACTACCGCCGAGGACAACTCCCTGGCGAGGATCGTCACCATCGTCGAGGCCGAGCAGTCCCGCAAGGGCGAGGCCCAGCGCCTGGCCGACCGCATCGCCAAGCCCCTGGTCCCCGGCATCATGGTCCTCGCCGCCATCATCGCCATCGTCGGCAGCCTGATCGGCGACCCCGCCACCTGGATCGAGCGTGCACTGGTCGTGCTGGTCGCCGCCTCGCCGTGTGCGCTGGCGATCTCCGTGCCGGTCACCGTGGTCGCTGCCATCGGCGCCGCCAGTCGCATCGGCGCGTTGGTCAAGGGCGGCGCCGCCCTCGAGGCGCTCGGCCGGATCCGGACCGTCGCCCTGGACAAGACCGGCACCCTGACCCGCAACGACCCCGCCGTGGTGGAGGTTGCCACCGCACCCGGCCACACCCGCGAGCAGGTGCTGGACGTCGCCGCCGCGCTGGAGGCCCGCAGCGAGCACCCCCTGGCCCGCGCCATCCTTGCCGCCGTTCCAGAGCACCGCGACGCCGAGGGCGTGGAGTCCGTCACCGGCGCCGGTATCATCGGAGTGGTCGACGGGCGGCCGGCACGGCTCGGCCGGCCGGGTTGGATCGCCGCCGGCGAGCTCGCCGAGCCGGTGCGCGGCATGCAGGAGGCCGGCGCCACCGCCGTGCTCGTGGAGTACGACGGGGTCGTGATCGGTGCCGTCGCCGTCCGCGACGACCTGCGACCCGAAGCCGCCGAGGTCGTCGCCCGCCTCCGCGCCGACGGCTACCAGGTCGCCATGCTCACCGGTGACAACGAGCGCACCGCGACCGCCCTGGCTGCCCAGGCTGGGATCAGCGACGTCCATGCCGACCTCCGCCCCGAGGACAAGGCGGCCATCATCCACCGGCTCCGGGAGCAGCGACCCACCGCCATGGTCGGCGACGGCGTCAACGACGCCCCCGCACTGGCCACCGCCGACGTCGGGATCGCGATGGGCGCCATGGGCAGTGACGTGGCGATCGAGACCGCCGACGTCGCCCTCATGGGCGAGGACCTGCGCCACCTCCCCCACAGCCTGAACCACGCTCGCCGCGCCAGGTCGATCATGCTGCAGAACGTTGGCCTCTCGCTCGGCCTGATCACCATCCTCATCCCGCTGGCTGCGTTCGGCGTGCTCGGGCTCGCGGCCGTGGTCCTGGTTCACGAGGTCGCTGAGATCTTCGTGATCGGCAACGGCGTGCGTGCGGGTCGGGTTCGCCCGCTTGCGGCGGCACCTGCTGGTGCGTCTGCGGCCACCGCTGTTCCAGCGAAAGCCGGGGCACGGTGA
- a CDS encoding complex I subunit 4 family protein has product MLSLIVFLPLAAALALLALPRLGDTAARWAWVAVAAADLALVVAAWLRYETPTAGRLAFEEQAEWIPGVNSSYHLGVDGLSLPLIAMTAVIFLACAIFALRETDRPRLQAALFLFLQSVSMGLFVAADLILFFVFFDLSIVGMYFVIAGWGHGNAARSAMKFFLYTFLGSLALLVGFIGLYIAADPHTFDMVELAEQTPLAGSSLAGGLVLAAILVGLAVKTPTVPFHTWLPPAHTDAPAIGSAVLAGVLLKMGTYGFVRIAMPMLPEAWRDWAWVIIVVGIVSVVYGALVALAQTNFKRMVAYTSVNHMGYIVLAVGAAGLVADDTAQARSIAVTGAVTQMVSHGLITGALFLLAGVLQDRAATYDMDSYGGLAGPAPRFAAFFAVGAFASLGLPGLSGFIAEFQIFTGSIAAAPVTAIALVGILLTAALFLRALQRIFTGETRGRSVGFTDLRAAEVWSVGPLLVLSLLIGVFPRPLLAVIEPAAEVAVELVGR; this is encoded by the coding sequence GTGCTCAGTCTGATCGTCTTCCTGCCCCTGGCTGCCGCTCTGGCCCTGCTCGCGCTTCCGCGGCTCGGCGACACGGCCGCACGGTGGGCATGGGTCGCGGTCGCAGCCGCCGACCTCGCCCTCGTGGTCGCGGCGTGGCTGCGCTACGAGACGCCCACGGCCGGACGACTCGCCTTTGAGGAGCAGGCCGAGTGGATCCCCGGCGTGAACAGCAGCTACCACCTCGGCGTCGACGGGTTGTCCCTGCCGCTGATCGCGATGACCGCGGTGATCTTCCTCGCCTGCGCGATCTTCGCGCTGCGCGAGACCGACCGGCCGCGTCTCCAGGCTGCGCTGTTCCTCTTCCTCCAGAGCGTCAGCATGGGCCTGTTCGTCGCCGCCGACCTGATCCTCTTCTTCGTCTTCTTCGACCTCTCGATCGTCGGCATGTACTTCGTGATCGCCGGCTGGGGGCACGGCAACGCCGCCCGGTCGGCGATGAAGTTCTTCCTCTACACGTTCCTGGGCTCCCTGGCCCTGCTCGTCGGGTTCATCGGCCTCTACATCGCCGCCGACCCGCACACCTTCGACATGGTCGAGCTGGCCGAGCAGACCCCGCTCGCCGGGTCGTCGCTTGCCGGTGGGCTGGTGCTGGCCGCCATCCTGGTCGGACTGGCGGTGAAGACCCCGACCGTGCCGTTCCACACCTGGCTGCCCCCGGCCCACACCGACGCGCCGGCGATCGGCTCGGCGGTCCTGGCGGGCGTGCTGCTGAAGATGGGCACCTACGGATTCGTGCGGATCGCGATGCCGATGCTGCCCGAGGCGTGGCGGGACTGGGCGTGGGTGATCATCGTCGTCGGCATCGTCTCTGTCGTGTACGGCGCCCTGGTGGCCCTGGCCCAGACGAACTTCAAGCGGATGGTCGCCTACACGTCGGTGAACCACATGGGCTACATCGTCCTCGCCGTCGGCGCCGCAGGGCTCGTCGCCGACGACACCGCGCAGGCCCGGTCCATTGCGGTCACCGGTGCCGTCACACAGATGGTCAGCCACGGCCTGATCACCGGTGCGCTGTTCCTCCTCGCCGGCGTCCTCCAGGACCGGGCAGCGACCTACGACATGGACTCCTACGGCGGCCTGGCCGGACCCGCCCCCCGATTCGCCGCCTTCTTCGCCGTCGGTGCCTTCGCCTCCCTTGGCCTTCCCGGGCTGTCCGGCTTCATCGCGGAGTTCCAGATCTTCACCGGCAGCATCGCCGCCGCCCCCGTCACAGCCATCGCGCTCGTCGGAATCCTCCTCACCGCGGCGCTGTTCCTCCGAGCGCTGCAACGGATCTTCACCGGCGAGACCCGCGGCCGCTCGGTCGGCTTCACCGACCTGCGCGCCGCCGAGGTCTGGTCGGTCGGCCCGCTGCTGGTGCTCTCCCTGCTCATCGGAGTGTTCCCCCGACCACTGCTCGCCGTGATCGAGCCCGCGGCCGAGGTCGCCGTCGAGCTCGTCGGAAGGTAG
- a CDS encoding cadmium resistance transporter produces the protein MITSALQAIGLFLVTNIDDIIVLSLFFARGAGQRGTTTKIVVGQYLGFGAILLASVAVTFGAGLFLPDDAIPYFGLIPLALGLWAAWQVWRNGDDDDDSVADRPISALTVAAVTFANGGDNIGVYVPVFLTVGTAAVVAYCVVFLALVLVLVLAAKFVATRKPIAEVLERWEHVLFPLVLILLGLVILIEGGAFGL, from the coding sequence TTGATCACTTCCGCGTTGCAGGCGATCGGCCTGTTCCTGGTCACCAACATCGACGACATCATCGTCCTGTCCCTGTTCTTCGCACGCGGAGCAGGCCAACGCGGCACCACCACCAAGATCGTGGTCGGGCAGTACCTCGGGTTCGGCGCCATCCTCCTGGCCTCGGTCGCGGTGACGTTCGGGGCCGGGCTGTTCCTCCCCGACGACGCCATCCCCTACTTCGGTCTGATCCCCCTGGCGCTCGGGCTGTGGGCCGCCTGGCAGGTGTGGCGCAACGGGGACGACGATGACGACAGCGTCGCCGACAGACCGATCAGCGCTCTGACCGTGGCCGCCGTGACCTTCGCCAACGGCGGGGACAACATCGGGGTCTACGTGCCGGTGTTCCTCACGGTCGGCACGGCAGCCGTCGTGGCCTACTGCGTCGTATTCCTCGCCCTCGTACTGGTCCTCGTCCTCGCCGCCAAGTTCGTCGCGACCCGCAAGCCGATCGCCGAGGTTCTGGAGCGCTGGGAGCACGTGCTCTTCCCGCTCGTCCTCATCCTGCTCGGCCTCGTCATCCTGATCGAAGGCGGCGCGTTCGGCCTCTGA
- the lspA gene encoding signal peptidase II, which produces MSRGPASAATRNRTRRASVIATAVTAAAIDLGAKAASESRLADSTVDLGLIQLRLAYNSGVAFSVGNRLPSWVIVAVTGTLALALVAYAWHRAPRAGWVERIAGGAVIGGAVANLVDRAGDGVVTDYLHTGWWPTFNLADTFIVVGFMVIALLQARPESKGDQATDAVPYVRPAASTDTTTDTKHP; this is translated from the coding sequence GTGAGCCGCGGTCCCGCCAGCGCCGCCACTCGAAACCGAACCCGACGCGCTTCAGTGATTGCAACGGCCGTGACGGCCGCCGCGATCGACCTGGGAGCGAAAGCTGCCTCAGAATCGCGACTCGCGGACTCGACGGTCGACCTCGGACTGATCCAGCTCCGGCTTGCGTACAACAGCGGCGTGGCATTCTCCGTCGGCAACCGACTTCCCTCGTGGGTGATCGTGGCCGTGACCGGGACGCTTGCCCTTGCGTTGGTCGCGTACGCCTGGCACAGGGCGCCGCGCGCCGGGTGGGTGGAGCGGATCGCTGGAGGCGCCGTCATCGGCGGAGCCGTGGCCAACCTGGTCGACCGTGCCGGCGACGGCGTCGTCACCGACTACCTGCACACCGGCTGGTGGCCCACCTTCAACCTCGCAGACACCTTCATTGTTGTCGGCTTCATGGTGATCGCCCTGCTGCAGGCCCGTCCCGAGAGCAAGGGCGACCAGGCTACGGACGCGGTGCCGTACGTCCGACCCGCTGCCAGCACGGACACCACCACAGACACCAAGCACCCGTAG
- a CDS encoding NADH-quinone oxidoreductase subunit J, protein MITDIAFWGIGLVAVLGGAAVFYVNSMARATYALALSFVAVGLQVLFLQQNYVGVVTILMMVMEMAIMAVYMVMFMGMNPALMPMSMVHSNKTAIAVALTTFLALATGILMVDWPTRRGSPPPDVTMALGEALMGPKMLVMAVISPVMVATIVAGVVLAAHRTRYNRFGDDLKQRPADDPQPGGVGR, encoded by the coding sequence GTGATCACCGACATCGCCTTCTGGGGGATCGGGCTCGTCGCCGTGCTCGGCGGCGCTGCGGTCTTCTACGTCAACTCGATGGCGCGCGCGACGTACGCCCTCGCCCTGTCCTTCGTCGCGGTTGGCCTGCAGGTGCTCTTCCTGCAGCAGAACTACGTCGGCGTGGTGACGATCCTGATGATGGTCATGGAGATGGCCATCATGGCCGTCTACATGGTCATGTTCATGGGGATGAACCCCGCGCTGATGCCGATGAGCATGGTGCACAGCAACAAGACCGCCATCGCCGTCGCCCTGACCACGTTCCTGGCGCTCGCGACAGGCATCCTGATGGTCGACTGGCCCACCCGCCGGGGCAGCCCACCGCCGGACGTCACGATGGCGCTGGGGGAGGCGTTGATGGGCCCGAAGATGCTGGTGATGGCCGTGATCAGTCCGGTGATGGTCGCCACGATCGTGGCTGGCGTCGTGCTGGCCGCGCACCGCACCCGCTACAACCGGTTCGGCGATGACCTGAAGCAGCGCCCCGCAGACGATCCTCAGCCGGGAGGTGTCGGTCGATGA
- a CDS encoding proton-conducting transporter transmembrane domain-containing protein: MAETALWLLVLLPAVVGGGLALTRLERAAAAVSLATAFTTAALSVVVALERPRVSVPFMAGSDLALGVDALSALVAPTVAVVSLLVLVFSAGEIRESQARFHGLMLLFASAALLTATAETLPALLFAWEVMGATSFALIGFWWRDDHRVSAGTTAFVTTRTADVGLYVAAGAALAGGAGLSLADLPAASEGWRHVVAAGVLVAALGKAAQLPFSFWLSRAMEGPSPVSALLHSAAMVAMGGYLLLRTEPLLASTSWAAPAAAWVGALTALLLGAVAVAQQDLKQLLAASTSAQLGFVVMGAGLASVSGGAAHLVAHASTKALLFLAAGAWLTALGTKQLAGLRGVARRWRLVGWAATAGALSLAGVAPLALWATKDAVLAAALAESPWLYAVGLAAAALSAAYAGKILVILWRQLPEREHAQVEAHLDEEQRGTRHVGMLEQTPLVALALGAVVLGVLALPPFGDTVARALGEEPLHPTPLEMAASVVVALGVLALVWWRPVPEPGWALAWLGLERATQALVVRPTLALAEALARFDDRVLDRGVAGSAAAALGLARRAATFDDRVLDGAVETTSRASLWTAARAARDDDRWFDGAVEGLAAQLRRLGRLARRPQTGQLHQYYIQAVAVLAIGVLLLVTVR; the protein is encoded by the coding sequence ATGGCCGAGACCGCACTCTGGCTGCTCGTACTGCTCCCCGCCGTGGTGGGCGGCGGGCTCGCCCTCACGCGACTCGAGCGGGCGGCGGCCGCCGTGTCGCTGGCCACGGCCTTCACCACAGCCGCACTGTCGGTGGTCGTCGCCCTCGAACGTCCGAGGGTGTCAGTGCCGTTCATGGCCGGCAGCGACCTCGCCCTCGGGGTGGACGCCCTGTCCGCGCTGGTCGCACCGACGGTCGCGGTCGTGAGCCTGCTCGTGCTGGTGTTCTCGGCCGGCGAGATCCGCGAGTCACAGGCCCGGTTCCACGGACTCATGCTGCTCTTCGCCTCCGCCGCGCTCCTGACCGCGACTGCCGAGACGCTGCCCGCGCTGCTGTTCGCCTGGGAGGTGATGGGCGCCACGTCCTTCGCGCTGATCGGATTCTGGTGGCGCGACGACCACCGGGTCTCCGCCGGCACCACGGCGTTCGTGACCACGCGCACGGCGGACGTCGGGCTGTACGTCGCGGCCGGGGCAGCGCTCGCCGGTGGAGCCGGCCTGTCACTGGCCGACCTGCCCGCAGCCAGCGAGGGGTGGCGCCACGTGGTCGCGGCGGGTGTCCTGGTCGCGGCTCTCGGCAAGGCGGCCCAGCTCCCGTTCTCGTTCTGGCTGTCGCGCGCGATGGAGGGACCGAGCCCGGTCAGTGCACTGTTGCACTCCGCCGCCATGGTCGCCATGGGTGGCTACCTGCTGCTGCGCACCGAGCCACTGTTGGCCTCGACGAGCTGGGCCGCGCCGGCTGCTGCCTGGGTGGGCGCACTCACGGCGCTGCTGCTCGGCGCCGTCGCCGTGGCACAGCAGGACCTCAAACAGCTCCTCGCCGCCTCCACCTCCGCCCAGCTCGGGTTCGTGGTCATGGGCGCCGGGCTGGCCTCGGTGAGCGGGGGAGCGGCACACCTCGTCGCACACGCCTCGACCAAGGCGCTGCTCTTCCTCGCCGCCGGGGCCTGGCTCACCGCGCTCGGCACCAAGCAGCTCGCCGGCCTGCGCGGCGTGGCTCGGAGGTGGCGGCTGGTCGGCTGGGCCGCCACCGCGGGTGCGCTGTCCCTCGCGGGCGTCGCCCCGCTGGCGCTGTGGGCGACCAAGGACGCGGTCCTCGCCGCGGCCCTGGCAGAGTCACCGTGGCTCTACGCCGTCGGCCTCGCCGCGGCCGCGCTCTCGGCGGCCTACGCCGGCAAGATCCTGGTGATCCTGTGGCGACAGCTGCCCGAGCGGGAACACGCCCAGGTCGAGGCACACCTCGACGAGGAGCAGCGGGGCACCCGCCACGTCGGCATGCTGGAGCAGACGCCGCTGGTCGCCCTCGCTCTCGGCGCAGTGGTCCTCGGCGTGCTCGCGCTGCCGCCGTTCGGCGACACGGTCGCCCGCGCTCTCGGCGAGGAGCCGCTCCACCCGACGCCGCTGGAGATGGCCGCGTCGGTCGTGGTCGCACTGGGGGTGCTGGCGCTCGTGTGGTGGCGTCCGGTGCCGGAGCCGGGCTGGGCCCTGGCCTGGCTGGGCCTCGAGCGCGCAACACAGGCCCTCGTCGTACGCCCGACCCTCGCGCTGGCAGAGGCGCTGGCGCGCTTCGACGACCGCGTCCTGGACCGGGGCGTGGCCGGGTCCGCCGCGGCCGCGCTCGGTCTGGCGCGTCGGGCAGCGACCTTCGACGACCGGGTGCTCGACGGGGCGGTCGAGACAACGTCCCGGGCGTCGCTGTGGACCGCGGCTCGCGCGGCACGGGACGACGACCGGTGGTTCGATGGGGCGGTCGAGGGGCTCGCTGCGCAGCTGCGCCGCCTCGGCCGGCTCGCACGTCGTCCGCAGACCGGCCAGCTGCACCAGTACTACATCCAGGCCGTCGCGGTGCTCGCGATCGGCGTCCTGCTCCTTGTCACGGTGAGGTGA
- a CDS encoding NADH-quinone oxidoreductase subunit N: MGSDMAMRPLLLLPEIVLFLGGLAVLVSGSFLPRTRQWVTRVIAAAALVAAAILAAVDLPGSAQPAMEGTFTVDTATGVARIVAALGTLIVLALASDEIAGSPRESETYALFLFSTTGTLVLAGADDLLVVVVGFLLASIPLYGLIGIARTPRGAEAAMKTYLLGALFGILLLVGVTLLYGVSATTSYAELTDRLAGAPRGVVAAGVVAVLGGLMFKAGGVPGHFWVPDAAEGAGGAVAAFLTTVPKIGAMVAAYRLIAMLPDTLAWPLLVAVLAVASMTLGNLAAYWQSDPRRLLGWSTVSQVGYLLVPVAVAGRSDLALPALLLYLAGYTVTNLAAFAVTTAFPDRRDLDSYRGMGRARPWLGASLVVALLGLVGTPPTVVFAGKLTTTAAAWDGGLAWLAVLVFVNTVVSLFYYLRWIAPVYGRGEPPARTLPGAFVPRAWSATTAVVTSGLSLVLGIGAGVLWSVFSV; this comes from the coding sequence GTGGGCTCCGACATGGCGATGCGGCCGCTCCTGCTCCTGCCGGAGATCGTGCTGTTCCTCGGCGGGCTCGCGGTCCTGGTCAGCGGGTCCTTCCTCCCGCGGACCCGCCAGTGGGTCACCCGCGTCATCGCCGCGGCCGCGCTGGTCGCCGCCGCCATCCTGGCCGCGGTCGACCTCCCCGGCTCGGCCCAGCCGGCCATGGAGGGCACCTTCACCGTCGACACCGCCACCGGAGTGGCGCGGATCGTCGCCGCCCTCGGCACGTTGATCGTCCTCGCGCTGGCCTCCGACGAGATCGCCGGCTCGCCGCGGGAGAGCGAGACCTACGCACTCTTCTTGTTCTCGACGACCGGCACGCTCGTCCTCGCCGGCGCCGACGATCTGCTCGTGGTGGTGGTCGGGTTCCTGCTCGCGAGCATCCCGCTCTACGGCCTGATCGGCATCGCGCGCACGCCCCGCGGAGCCGAGGCGGCGATGAAGACCTACCTGCTGGGTGCCCTGTTCGGCATCCTGCTGCTGGTCGGGGTCACGCTGCTCTACGGCGTCTCCGCGACCACGTCGTACGCCGAGCTCACCGACCGACTTGCTGGGGCGCCGCGGGGCGTGGTCGCGGCGGGCGTCGTGGCGGTGCTGGGTGGTCTGATGTTCAAGGCCGGCGGTGTCCCGGGGCACTTCTGGGTCCCCGATGCCGCCGAGGGTGCGGGTGGAGCGGTCGCGGCCTTCCTCACCACTGTGCCCAAGATCGGCGCGATGGTTGCGGCCTACCGGCTCATCGCCATGCTCCCCGACACCCTCGCCTGGCCGCTGCTGGTCGCGGTCCTCGCGGTCGCCAGCATGACCCTCGGCAATCTCGCCGCCTACTGGCAGAGCGACCCCCGGCGCCTGCTCGGCTGGTCCACGGTCAGCCAGGTCGGCTACCTCCTCGTGCCGGTCGCGGTGGCCGGGCGCAGCGACTTGGCCCTGCCCGCCCTGCTGCTCTACCTCGCCGGCTACACCGTCACCAACCTCGCGGCTTTCGCAGTGACGACCGCCTTCCCTGACCGGCGCGACCTCGACTCCTACCGCGGCATGGGACGAGCCCGGCCATGGCTTGGCGCATCCCTCGTGGTGGCGCTGCTCGGCCTCGTCGGCACCCCGCCGACCGTCGTCTTCGCGGGCAAGCTCACCACCACCGCCGCCGCCTGGGACGGCGGGCTTGCCTGGCTGGCCGTGCTGGTGTTCGTCAACACCGTGGTCAGTCTCTTCTACTACCTTCGGTGGATCGCACCCGTCTACGGCCGGGGGGAACCCCCCGCGCGGACCCTGCCAGGAGCGTTCGTCCCTCGTGCTTGGTCGGCGACGACGGCGGTGGTGACCTCGGGTCTCAGCCTCGTGCTCGGCATAGGCGCAGGCGTCCTCTGGAGTGTCTTCTCGGTCTGA